A section of the Salmo salar chromosome ssa05, Ssal_v3.1, whole genome shotgun sequence genome encodes:
- the s10a5 gene encoding S100-A5, which yields MSRLEKAIVSMVEVFEEYATKDKNRQLSGTELAELMKKELASPEFHGKVEPAVLQEAMTNLDKNHDGEINFREFSMFLATLARGYYRARNKGKGNKGKPDKPE from the exons ATGTCTCGTCTGGAGAAGGCCATTGTATCCATGGTGGAGGTGTTTGAGGAGTATGCTACAAAGGATAAGAATCGCCAGCTTAGCGGTACAGAGCTCGCAGAGCTGATGAAGAAAGAGCTGGCCAGCCCAGAGTTCCAC GGAAAGGTGGAACCAGCAGTGCTCCAGGAAGCGATGACCAACCTGGATAAGAACCATGATGGGGAGATCAACTTCAGAGAGTTCTCCATGTTCTTGGCTACTCTGGCCAGGGGCTACTACAGAGCCAGAAACAAGGGCAAGGGCAACAAGGGCAAGCCTGACAAGCCTGAATGA